GCGTTTTGGTAAATATTGACACAAGTCACATTATCGTCTGCCAATGTAGCAAAGTAAAAGTCAGGGATGGTTGCTAATGTACTGGTCAACCAAACAATTATACTTGTCACTGTTGCATAGCGAATCTTCCTGGATCTTGCAGCAGACACAGCATGAACAACTGCAAGGTACCGGTCGATGGTCATCAGTGTCAAGAACATTATACCACTGTAAAAGCCTATGTAAAACATACCATTTATTAATTTGCACATGGCGACGCCAAAGATCCAGCCATTTAAGTGATGGATTGCCCAGAAAGGAAGACAAATGGTGGAAAGCAAATCTGAAATGGCAAGATTAAGGATGAATATATTTGTTATGCTTTTTAGATATTCATATTTCACAAGTACCAGTAGAACCAACCCATTTCCAATGAGACTCAGCATTAGGACTACCCCATAGAAGCTGGGCATGAGCGTTGATCCAAATTTGTTGTAGCTTTCTTTGTTACATGGATATTCGTAGTCACCATATTCATCGTCAGGAGTGGTCTCCATCGTTGGCAACTCAGAAGAGACCTGTTTTCACAAAAAGAATACTACTTTCATAGCTTGTAGATGCATTGCCCTTCAGTGGCTGTGTAATGATACCATCATATCTAACATCTCATGCCTGCTTGAAATTCTTCCTCTGCGTACCTTACCATTGGCCTATGTTGTTGAAACCCCCACTGAAATAGCAGAGGAGGGGTGAATTTCAGATCGAAATGTTTGCAGGCGGGCAATCTCCTGATGCAATTTCAATAGTTGAATG
The genomic region above belongs to Scyliorhinus torazame isolate Kashiwa2021f chromosome 6, sScyTor2.1, whole genome shotgun sequence and contains:
- the LOC140425825 gene encoding C-C chemokine receptor type 4-like, with product MSYSVSYSSVSSELPTMETTPDDEYGDYEYPCNKESYNKFGSTLMPSFYGVVLMLSLIGNGLVLLVLVKYEYLKSITNIFILNLAISDLLSTICLPFWAIHHLNGWIFGVAMCKLINGMFYIGFYSGIMFLTLMTIDRYLAVVHAVSAARSRKIRYATVTSIIVWLTSTLATIPDFYFATLADDNVTCVNIYQNAVSWKLLSYYQQNILFFILPFAIIVYCYFRIIQTLVKCRTVQKHRTLRVIFTIVVVFFLCWSPYNIVIFLRSFEELDLLRFEECELEMRLDYAQIISYTVAYFHCCLNPIFYAFVGQKFRRHLIHFCNHCFPYSIKCYQRQYVTRTIHLEYSDGSMGNDTTNNW